One region of Solanum pennellii chromosome 6, SPENNV200 genomic DNA includes:
- the LOC107021240 gene encoding uncharacterized protein LOC107021240 yields the protein MSTFDTVNTDIEANGSSNSNANLARQRRRQRRRRRRRRMPSMAGSSETTTDGSFRFSDSDSDQSWHSPLGSVAGGSYRYEECGFSMRSEGNMVHSEHNKRGSCPLPDEEIDLESGELELKVHKDEKTCRICHLSLLKCGGIGDDDQLLEASGGMAIELGCSCKGDLAAAHKHCAETWFKIKGNTICEICGAVAVNIIGGQASEPSNATIATVGVSSAPVVLSETRRFWHGRRIMNFLLACMIFAFVISWLFHFKIFP from the exons ATGTCAACTTTTGACACTGTTAACACTGACATAGAGGCAAATGGCAGTAGCAACAGTAATGCTAATCTTGCCCGTCAGCGCCGCCGTCAACGACGCCGGAGGCGACGGCGACGGATGCCATCCATGGCAGGGAGCAGCGAGACAACTACTGATGGGAGCTTTCGCTTCTCTGATTCTGACTCAGACCAGTCTTGGCACTCTCCTTTAGGCTCTGTGGCAGGTGGGTCTTACCGTTACGAAGAATGTGGGTTTTCTATGAGGTCTGAGGGCAATATGGTCCATTCTGAGCACAACAAAAGAGGGTCTTGTCCCTTGCCGGATGAAGAGATTGATTTGGAGAGTGGTGAATTGGAGTTGAAAGTGCATAAAGATGAGAAAACTTGTAGGATTTGTCATTTGAGTTTGTTGAAATGTGGTGGCATTGGTGATGATGACCAACTCCTAGAGGCCTCTGGTGGAATGGCCATTGAATTGGGCTGTTCTTGCAAAGGTGATTTGGCAGCTGCTCATAAACATTGTGCTGAAACTTGGTTCAAAATCAAGGGAAACAC GATTTGTGAAATCTGTGGTGCAGTAGCGGTGAACATTATTGGAGGACAGGCAAGTGAACCCAGCAATGCTACAATAGCCACTGTGGGAGTATCAAGTGCACCTGTAGTCCTTTCTGAAACCCGAAGATTCTGGCATGGACGCCGCATCATGAATTTCCTGTTAGCATGCATGATTTTTGCCTTTGTCATTTCATGGctttttcacttcaaaatatTCCCCTGA